In Blastopirellula sediminis, the following proteins share a genomic window:
- a CDS encoding quinone oxidoreductase family protein codes for MKAAVLTQLNAPLTLEQREDLAPSGDSVVVQLHAAALNRRDFWITQGMYPGIQFPAILGSDGAGVVSKASDSPAASWMGREVIINPGWKWGNDPRAQGSAFEILGMPIDGTFATEILVPAEYLHEKPSHLNYTEAAALPLAGLTAYRALFTQGKLQPGEKVLISGIGGGVATLALQFACAAGADVIVTSSSAEKIASAIRYGAQYGYNYNGTDWVGEATTEFGLVDLIIDSAGGVGYRSLLDLAAPGGRIVNYGATAGPPPKLDLFKVFWKQLHLIGSTMGSPSDFSEMLHFVNEHKIKPIVDETLPLNAVNEALEKMRHSTQFGKITLDCRD; via the coding sequence GTGAAGGCTGCCGTACTGACGCAACTGAATGCCCCCCTGACGCTGGAGCAGCGCGAAGATTTGGCGCCCAGCGGCGACAGCGTCGTCGTTCAGTTGCACGCCGCTGCGCTAAACCGCCGAGACTTCTGGATCACCCAGGGGATGTACCCCGGCATCCAGTTTCCAGCCATTCTGGGATCGGATGGCGCTGGGGTGGTGAGCAAAGCGAGCGACTCGCCGGCGGCAAGCTGGATGGGGCGGGAAGTAATCATCAATCCTGGTTGGAAATGGGGAAACGATCCGCGCGCTCAAGGCTCCGCGTTCGAGATTCTGGGAATGCCGATCGATGGAACCTTTGCGACCGAGATCCTTGTGCCGGCCGAGTACCTCCACGAGAAGCCAAGTCATCTCAACTACACAGAGGCGGCGGCGCTGCCGCTGGCCGGGCTTACCGCCTATCGCGCCCTCTTCACGCAAGGAAAGTTGCAGCCCGGGGAAAAGGTGCTGATTAGCGGCATTGGCGGCGGCGTCGCAACTTTAGCGCTCCAGTTCGCTTGTGCAGCCGGAGCCGACGTGATCGTTACGTCTTCCTCGGCGGAGAAGATCGCCAGCGCGATCCGCTACGGCGCTCAGTATGGCTACAACTACAACGGGACCGATTGGGTCGGGGAAGCGACCACCGAATTTGGGCTGGTTGACCTGATCATCGACAGCGCCGGCGGCGTGGGCTATCGCAGCTTGCTTGATCTTGCGGCGCCTGGTGGGCGAATTGTGAACTACGGCGCGACGGCTGGTCCTCCGCCGAAGCTTGACTTGTTCAAGGTCTTTTGGAAGCAACTGCATCTCATCGGTTCGACGATGGGTTCGCCAAGCGACTTCTCCGAGATGCTCCACTTCGTCAACGAACACAAGATCAAGCCGATCGTCGACGAAACGCTGCCGCTTAATGCGGTGAACGAAGCGCTCGAAAAGATGCGTCACTCGACGCAGTTCGGCAAGATTACGCTCGATTGCCGTGACTAG